A single genomic interval of Microbacterium hydrocarbonoxydans harbors:
- a CDS encoding Hsp20/alpha crystallin family protein produces MAMSFDPFSQLDRFAASVLDSVRAPRLMPVDLFRDGDRYVLHADLPGIDPGSIDVDLDGGQLTIRAQRTADSREGVRWLARERGAGSFLRQFSLGDGVDLDAISASYESGVLSVIIPVSERAKPRKIEVESSDNRQSITA; encoded by the coding sequence ATGGCCATGTCATTCGATCCGTTCAGTCAGCTCGACCGCTTCGCCGCGAGCGTGCTGGACTCCGTCCGCGCACCGCGTCTCATGCCGGTGGACCTCTTCCGCGACGGCGACAGGTACGTCCTGCACGCCGACCTCCCCGGCATCGATCCGGGTTCGATCGACGTCGACCTGGACGGCGGACAGCTCACGATCCGCGCCCAGCGTACCGCCGACAGTCGCGAGGGCGTGCGCTGGCTCGCTCGCGAACGCGGCGCCGGGTCGTTCCTGCGCCAGTTCTCGCTCGGCGACGGCGTCGACCTCGACGCGATCAGCGCCTCGTACGAGAGCGGCGTGCTCTCGGTGATCATCCCGGTCAGCGAGCGCGCGAAGCCCCGCAAGATCGAGGTCGAGTCGAGCGACAACCGGCAGTCGATCACGGCCTGA
- a CDS encoding MerR family transcriptional regulator — protein MSERDPSMPVYGIAVAAQLSGVPEASLRLFEAKGLVTPARSDGGTRRYSDDDLERIRRVTGLRVEGINIVGIRRVLDLEDENAGLRDELADGRS, from the coding sequence ATGTCCGAACGCGATCCGAGCATGCCGGTGTACGGCATCGCCGTCGCCGCACAGCTGAGCGGTGTGCCAGAGGCCAGTCTGAGACTCTTCGAGGCGAAGGGGCTCGTCACCCCTGCCCGCAGCGACGGCGGCACGCGCCGCTACAGCGACGACGACCTCGAGCGCATCCGCCGCGTGACAGGTCTGCGCGTCGAGGGGATCAACATCGTCGGCATCCGCCGCGTCCTCGACCTGGAGGACGAGAACGCCGGCCTCCGCGACGAGCTCGCCGACGGACGGTCCTAG
- a CDS encoding cation:proton antiporter has translation MDAEIFYVLVGAVVVAAIARWRGWPAPLLVTVVALAASFLPFVPDVEIDGHLLLNLVLPPLLYSAALDVSFVGFKRSLPQIRRLGITLVLLTALAVGLVAWWILPSLTLPGALLLGAIVAPPDAVSAAAIGRKLRLPRRIMTVLSGESLINDATSLTLYRVFAAIIAGATLTVWNGIGQFLLAVGVGVAVGLVFGIVLHQLRMRISDPVVIGTFGLLAPFGAYAIAEHLLGSGVLAVVAMGLYVGYNSPRTDYTTRQQEAPLWLSADLLLESFVFAYIGLQFPRVLSDLGGEEVGRILLLSAAVLVVVLVVRPLYVYPANLWANFQDRRRLQRWDRTVESGAFDERRRDSRRWKQYSAEELRSKIVRDRMAGLQLTWKDNAVISWAGMRGVVTLATALAAADLAALDTEPSHAIVVVAFVVTVGTLLLQGLTLPLLIRRLGIASDVDEEEDERAIADVKAKSREAGKAFLAEKRVEWEAKYGEADLSVFDAFTKRMTRVERDTDEAQQVEDAAARPSYDDLVALSRGWLQVRRDILLAERDAGNLDEEVMRELMTAMDAEELALDTRGATRQPGRA, from the coding sequence ATGGATGCCGAGATCTTCTACGTGCTCGTCGGTGCTGTCGTGGTGGCGGCGATCGCCCGCTGGCGCGGCTGGCCCGCGCCTCTGCTCGTCACGGTGGTCGCGCTCGCGGCATCCTTCCTGCCGTTCGTGCCCGATGTGGAGATCGACGGCCACCTGCTGCTGAACCTCGTGCTGCCGCCGCTGCTGTACTCGGCGGCGCTGGACGTGTCGTTCGTCGGTTTCAAGCGCAGCCTGCCGCAGATCCGACGCCTGGGCATCACACTCGTGCTGCTCACCGCGCTCGCCGTGGGGCTCGTCGCTTGGTGGATCCTGCCTTCGCTCACCCTCCCCGGCGCACTGCTGCTCGGCGCCATCGTCGCCCCGCCCGACGCCGTGTCGGCCGCAGCGATCGGCCGCAAGCTCAGGCTGCCCCGACGCATCATGACGGTGCTGTCGGGGGAGAGCCTGATCAACGACGCGACGTCGCTCACGCTCTACCGCGTCTTCGCCGCCATCATCGCCGGGGCGACTCTTACCGTGTGGAACGGCATCGGCCAATTCCTCCTCGCCGTCGGCGTGGGCGTCGCGGTCGGACTCGTGTTCGGCATCGTGCTGCACCAGCTGCGCATGCGCATCAGCGACCCCGTCGTGATCGGCACGTTCGGGCTGCTCGCTCCGTTCGGCGCATACGCGATCGCCGAGCACCTGCTCGGATCGGGCGTGCTCGCCGTCGTGGCGATGGGCCTCTACGTCGGCTACAACTCCCCGCGCACCGACTACACGACCCGACAGCAGGAGGCCCCGCTGTGGCTCTCGGCCGATCTGCTGCTCGAGAGCTTCGTCTTCGCGTACATCGGTCTGCAGTTCCCGCGTGTGCTCAGCGACCTCGGGGGAGAGGAGGTCGGCCGCATCCTGTTGCTGTCGGCCGCCGTCCTGGTGGTCGTCCTCGTCGTGCGCCCGCTCTACGTGTACCCCGCGAACCTCTGGGCCAACTTCCAGGACCGCAGACGGCTGCAGCGGTGGGATCGCACCGTCGAATCGGGTGCCTTCGACGAGCGGCGGCGCGACTCGAGGCGCTGGAAGCAGTACAGCGCCGAGGAGCTGAGGTCGAAGATCGTGCGAGATCGGATGGCCGGTCTGCAGCTCACCTGGAAGGACAACGCCGTCATCTCCTGGGCGGGGATGCGCGGCGTCGTCACGTTGGCGACGGCGCTCGCCGCCGCCGACCTCGCAGCACTCGACACGGAGCCCTCGCACGCGATCGTCGTCGTCGCGTTCGTCGTGACCGTCGGCACTCTGCTGCTGCAGGGACTCACCCTTCCGCTGCTCATCCGCCGACTGGGCATCGCGAGCGACGTCGATGAGGAAGAGGACGAGCGGGCGATCGCCGACGTCAAGGCCAAGAGCCGCGAGGCGGGCAAGGCGTTCCTCGCCGAGAAGCGCGTCGAGTGGGAGGCGAAGTACGGCGAGGCCGACCTCAGCGTCTTCGACGCCTTCACCAAGCGAATGACCAGGGTCGAGAGAGACACCGACGAGGCGCAGCAGGTCGAGGATGCCGCAGCCAGGCCGTCCTACGACGACCTGGTCGCACTGTCTCGGGGCTGGTTGCAGGTGCGCCGCGACATCCTGCTCGCAGAACGCGACGCCGGCAACCTCGACGAGGAGGTCATGCGCGAGCTGATGACGGCGATGGATGCCGAGGAGCTGGCGCTCGACACCCGCGGTGCCACGCGGCAGCCGGGCCGCGCGTAG
- a CDS encoding dicarboxylate/amino acid:cation symporter, translating to MSTTVRATKAPDTRGPVRKLLTSFGFQILAALVLGIAAGLVARQLGATGDSPNGLSATLDTIGSSYVTLLRAAVVPLIFTAIVASISNLRRVQNAARLAGQTLLWFAVTAFIAVVIGITLGLVLQPGNRAGEGLEPGEPYTVGTWWNFLLGLIPQNFLGLSVSTNPGATDGTFSSSVNFNILQVIVIAVAVGIAALKAGKKAEPFLAFTESLLKVIQRVLWWIIRIAPLGTFGLIGAAVVEYGWEKLASLGWFALAVYIGLALVLFVVYPVLVKTHGLSIGQYFSGVWPAVQLAFVSRSSIGTLPLTERVTERNLGVPRSYASFAVPFGATTKMDGCAAIYPAIAAIFVAQFFGIELNLVQYLLIVVVSVVGSAATAGTTGATVMLTLTLSTLGLPLEGVGLLLAIDPILDMGRTAVNVAGQALVPTIVAKREGILDEDLYNAPREGLPFADDSGDDDAPEADATASESEPASTR from the coding sequence ATGAGCACCACCGTCCGCGCCACCAAGGCGCCAGACACCCGCGGTCCCGTCCGGAAGCTGCTGACCTCGTTCGGCTTCCAGATCCTCGCGGCCCTCGTCCTCGGCATCGCCGCCGGCCTCGTCGCGCGCCAGCTCGGCGCCACAGGCGACAGCCCGAACGGCCTCTCGGCCACTCTCGACACGATCGGCAGCTCATACGTCACGCTGCTGCGCGCCGCGGTCGTGCCGCTGATCTTCACGGCCATCGTCGCGAGCATCTCGAACCTGCGCCGCGTGCAGAACGCCGCCCGCCTCGCGGGCCAGACGCTGCTGTGGTTCGCGGTCACCGCGTTCATCGCGGTGGTCATCGGCATCACCCTCGGCCTCGTGCTGCAGCCGGGCAACCGCGCCGGCGAAGGCCTCGAGCCCGGTGAGCCGTACACGGTCGGCACGTGGTGGAACTTCCTGCTGGGGCTGATCCCGCAGAACTTCCTGGGCCTGAGCGTCAGCACGAACCCGGGGGCGACGGACGGCACGTTCTCGTCGAGCGTCAACTTCAACATCCTGCAGGTCATCGTGATCGCGGTCGCGGTCGGCATCGCCGCGCTCAAGGCGGGCAAGAAGGCTGAGCCGTTCCTCGCCTTCACCGAATCGCTGCTCAAGGTCATCCAGCGGGTGCTGTGGTGGATCATCCGCATCGCCCCGCTCGGCACGTTCGGCCTCATCGGCGCCGCGGTCGTCGAGTACGGCTGGGAGAAGCTCGCCTCGCTCGGCTGGTTCGCGCTCGCCGTCTACATCGGGCTCGCACTGGTGCTGTTCGTCGTCTACCCGGTCCTGGTCAAGACGCACGGACTCTCGATCGGGCAGTACTTCTCGGGCGTCTGGCCGGCCGTGCAGCTGGCGTTCGTCAGCCGCTCGTCGATCGGCACGCTGCCCCTCACCGAGCGGGTGACCGAGCGCAACCTCGGCGTGCCGCGCTCCTACGCCTCGTTCGCCGTGCCGTTCGGCGCGACCACGAAGATGGACGGCTGTGCCGCCATCTACCCGGCCATCGCCGCGATCTTCGTCGCCCAGTTCTTCGGCATCGAACTGAACCTCGTGCAGTACCTGCTGATCGTCGTCGTGTCGGTCGTCGGGTCGGCGGCCACCGCCGGCACCACGGGAGCGACCGTCATGCTGACGCTGACGCTGTCGACCCTGGGACTGCCGCTCGAGGGCGTCGGACTCCTGCTCGCGATCGACCCGATCCTCGACATGGGACGCACCGCGGTCAACGTCGCAGGGCAGGCGCTCGTGCCGACCATCGTCGCGAAGCGCGAGGGCATCCTCGACGAGGACCTCTACAACGCGCCGCGCGAAGGACTCCCCTTCGCCGACGACTCGGGAGACGACGACGCACCCGAGGCGGATGCCACGGCATCCGAGAGCGAGCCCGCCAGCACCCGCTGA
- a CDS encoding helix-turn-helix domain-containing protein, whose product MSPAENDDEFTGIHCRLDELLAERGMTLTELSSRVGVSIVNLSVLKNDRARAIRYSTLRAICDALDCEVGDLLVLA is encoded by the coding sequence ATGAGCCCGGCGGAGAACGACGACGAGTTCACGGGCATCCACTGCCGACTCGACGAGCTGCTCGCGGAGCGCGGGATGACCCTGACCGAGCTGAGCTCCCGCGTCGGGGTGAGCATCGTGAACCTGTCGGTGCTCAAGAACGACCGGGCGCGGGCGATCCGGTACTCGACGCTGCGCGCGATCTGCGACGCCCTCGACTGCGAGGTCGGGGATCTGCTGGTGCTCGCCTAG
- a CDS encoding DUF2975 domain-containing protein, with amino-acid sequence MTSTKNRTLSRADAGAMIGFCISGALIAAYITVMSVIRIVELARGVDVPVLVEFVPSTTGIDLPLSRGGSIAAGLDSATITAPELPAIAAVPGIIGQVLQIITIVVVIGCLILLSRSVLTGRVFSRRNTALVSTAGITGLVGFAGVRFFDNMLANATVARITDNGVDNAIISVEPFAFILAAFVIALISTVFSIGDRLQRDTEGLV; translated from the coding sequence ATGACCTCGACGAAGAACCGCACGCTGTCCCGGGCAGATGCGGGAGCGATGATCGGCTTCTGCATCTCGGGAGCTCTGATCGCCGCCTACATCACGGTGATGTCGGTCATCCGCATCGTCGAACTCGCCCGCGGCGTCGACGTGCCGGTGCTGGTGGAGTTCGTCCCCTCCACCACCGGCATCGATCTCCCGCTCTCCCGCGGCGGCAGCATCGCTGCGGGCCTCGACAGCGCCACGATCACCGCCCCGGAGCTGCCTGCCATCGCCGCGGTACCCGGCATCATCGGGCAGGTGCTGCAGATCATCACGATCGTCGTGGTGATCGGATGCCTGATCCTGCTCTCGCGGAGCGTGCTCACCGGGCGCGTCTTCAGCCGCCGCAACACCGCCCTCGTCTCGACGGCAGGCATCACCGGTCTGGTGGGCTTCGCCGGCGTGCGGTTCTTCGACAACATGCTCGCGAACGCGACGGTCGCCCGGATCACCGACAACGGCGTCGACAACGCGATCATCAGCGTCGAGCCGTTCGCCTTCATCCTCGCCGCGTTCGTGATCGCACTGATCAGCACGGTCTTCTCCATCGGCGACCGCCTGCAGCGCGACACCGAGGGCCTGGTCTGA
- a CDS encoding ATP-dependent Clp protease ATP-binding subunit, producing the protein MFERFTDRARRVVVLAQEEAKMLNHNYIGTEHILLGLIHEGEGVAAKALESLGISLDAVREQVQDIIGQGQQQPTGHIPFTPRAKKVLELSLREALQLGHNYIGTEHILLGLIREGEGVAAQVLVKLGADLNKVRQQVIQLLSGAPGREPAAVGAQSNDTPSAQGGSQVLDQFGRNLTQAARDNKLDPVIGREKEIERVMQILSRRSKNNPVLIGEPGVGKTAVVEGLAQAIVKGDVPETLKDKQLYSLDLGSLIAGSRYRGDFEERLKKVTKEIRTRGDIIVFIDEIHTLVGAGAAEGAIDAASILKPLLARGELQTIGATTLDEYRKHFEKDAALERRFQPIQVNEPSLPHAINILKGLRDRYEAHHKVQITDGAIVAAANLADRYVSDRFLPDKAIDLIDEAGARLRLSILSSPPELREFDEKIAAVREQKEQASEDQDFEKAASLRDEEKSLLAERLRLEKQWRSGDVATAAVVDEGLIAEVLAQATGIPVFKLTEEESSRLVFMEKALHQRVIGQEEAIAALSKTIRRQRAGLKDPKRPSGSFIFAGPTGVGKTELAKALAEFLFDDEAALISLDMSEFGEKHTVSRLFGAPPGFVGFEEGGQLTEKVRRKPFSVVLFDEIEKAHPDIFNSLLQILEEGRLTDGQGRVIDFKNTVIIMTTNLGARDIAGGPVGFQIEGVNATTYERMKGKVNEELKRNFKPEFLNRVDDIIVFPQLSKPELVQIVDLFTKRLGERLLDRDMTIELSQAAKERLIEIGFDPALGARPLRRAMQHEVEDRLSEKILHGELNPGDHVKVDAKDGEFLFEHGPRGEKVAVGVATGGAISGTPDLAVASGE; encoded by the coding sequence ATGTTCGAGAGATTCACGGACCGAGCCCGTCGAGTGGTCGTCCTCGCCCAAGAAGAGGCGAAGATGCTCAACCACAACTACATCGGCACCGAGCACATCCTGCTCGGCCTCATCCACGAGGGTGAGGGTGTCGCAGCCAAGGCGCTCGAAAGCCTCGGCATCTCGCTTGACGCCGTCCGCGAGCAGGTACAGGACATCATCGGCCAGGGTCAGCAGCAGCCGACCGGCCACATCCCGTTCACGCCGCGCGCCAAGAAGGTCCTCGAGCTGAGCCTCCGCGAGGCTCTCCAGCTCGGCCACAACTACATCGGCACCGAGCACATCCTGCTCGGGCTCATCCGCGAGGGCGAGGGCGTCGCCGCCCAGGTCCTCGTGAAGCTGGGCGCCGACCTCAACAAGGTGCGTCAGCAGGTCATCCAGCTGCTGTCCGGTGCACCGGGCCGCGAGCCGGCAGCCGTCGGCGCGCAGTCCAACGACACCCCGAGCGCCCAGGGCGGCTCGCAGGTGCTCGACCAGTTCGGTCGCAACCTCACCCAGGCCGCTCGAGACAACAAGCTCGACCCGGTGATCGGTCGCGAGAAGGAGATCGAGCGGGTCATGCAGATCCTGTCTCGCCGCTCCAAGAACAACCCCGTCCTGATCGGTGAGCCCGGCGTCGGCAAGACCGCTGTCGTCGAGGGCCTCGCGCAGGCCATCGTCAAGGGCGATGTGCCCGAGACGCTGAAGGACAAGCAGCTCTACTCGCTCGACCTCGGCTCGCTCATCGCCGGTTCCCGCTACCGCGGTGACTTCGAGGAGCGCCTGAAGAAGGTCACCAAGGAGATCCGTACCCGCGGCGACATCATCGTCTTCATCGACGAGATCCACACCCTCGTGGGTGCCGGTGCTGCCGAGGGCGCGATCGATGCGGCCAGCATCCTCAAGCCGCTCCTCGCGCGTGGCGAGCTCCAGACCATCGGCGCCACCACGCTCGACGAGTACCGCAAGCACTTCGAGAAGGATGCTGCGCTCGAGCGCCGCTTCCAGCCGATCCAGGTGAACGAGCCGAGCCTGCCGCACGCGATCAACATCCTCAAGGGGCTGCGCGATCGCTACGAGGCTCACCACAAGGTGCAGATCACCGACGGCGCGATCGTCGCGGCGGCCAACCTGGCCGACCGCTACGTCTCGGACCGCTTCCTGCCAGACAAGGCCATCGACCTGATCGACGAGGCCGGCGCACGCCTGCGCCTCAGCATCCTGTCGTCGCCGCCCGAGCTGCGGGAGTTCGACGAGAAGATCGCCGCCGTCCGCGAGCAGAAGGAGCAGGCGTCGGAGGATCAGGACTTCGAGAAGGCCGCATCGCTGCGCGACGAGGAGAAGAGCCTCCTCGCCGAGCGTCTGCGCCTCGAGAAGCAGTGGCGTTCCGGTGACGTCGCGACCGCCGCGGTCGTCGACGAGGGGCTGATCGCCGAGGTGCTCGCACAGGCCACCGGCATCCCGGTCTTCAAGCTGACGGAGGAGGAGTCCTCGCGACTCGTCTTCATGGAGAAGGCGCTGCACCAGCGCGTCATCGGTCAGGAAGAGGCCATCGCCGCCCTGTCCAAGACGATCCGTCGTCAGCGTGCCGGACTCAAGGACCCGAAGCGTCCCTCGGGCTCGTTCATCTTCGCCGGCCCCACGGGTGTCGGAAAGACCGAGCTCGCCAAGGCGCTCGCCGAGTTCCTGTTCGACGATGAGGCCGCGCTGATCTCGCTCGACATGAGCGAGTTCGGTGAGAAGCACACCGTCTCTCGTCTGTTCGGTGCCCCTCCCGGATTCGTCGGATTCGAAGAGGGCGGCCAGCTCACCGAGAAGGTGCGCCGCAAGCCGTTCAGCGTCGTGCTGTTCGACGAGATCGAGAAGGCGCACCCCGACATCTTCAACTCGCTCCTGCAGATCCTCGAAGAGGGTCGCCTGACCGACGGTCAGGGTCGCGTGATCGACTTCAAGAACACCGTCATCATCATGACCACCAACCTCGGTGCTCGTGATATCGCCGGTGGTCCGGTCGGCTTCCAGATCGAGGGCGTCAACGCCACGACCTACGAGCGGATGAAGGGCAAGGTCAACGAAGAGCTCAAGCGCAACTTCAAGCCCGAGTTCCTCAACCGTGTCGACGACATCATCGTGTTCCCGCAGCTGTCGAAGCCGGAGCTGGTGCAGATCGTGGATCTGTTCACGAAGCGCCTCGGCGAGCGTCTGCTCGACCGGGACATGACGATCGAGCTGTCGCAGGCCGCCAAGGAGCGTCTCATCGAGATCGGGTTCGACCCGGCGCTCGGTGCCCGCCCGCTGCGTCGCGCGATGCAGCACGAGGTCGAGGACCGTCTCTCGGAGAAGATCCTGCACGGCGAGCTGAACCCCGGCGACCACGTGAAGGTCGACGCGAAGGACGGCGAGTTCCTCTTCGAGCACGGCCCGCGCGGCGAGAAGGTCGCGGTCGGTGTCGCCACCGGCGGAGCGATCTCCGGCACCCCCGACCTGGCGGTCGCCAGCGGGGAGTGA
- a CDS encoding amino-acid N-acetyltransferase, translated as MSDYIVRPARSADIVGIRSLLQPMVEQRILLGKDLAVLYGAVQEFVVAEADGELIGCGALHVFWEDLGEVRTLMVRDDWLHHGVGGAIVGRLEEQARELGLSRLFCLTFEVEFFGRRGYTTIGEQVVDPDVYSQLLRSGDAGVEEFLDLAHVKPNTLGNTRMLKSLN; from the coding sequence GTGAGCGACTACATCGTCCGGCCGGCGCGCAGCGCCGACATCGTCGGCATCCGGAGCCTTCTGCAGCCGATGGTCGAGCAGCGCATCCTCCTCGGCAAGGACCTCGCCGTGCTCTATGGCGCGGTGCAGGAGTTCGTCGTCGCCGAGGCCGACGGCGAGCTGATCGGATGCGGGGCGCTGCACGTGTTCTGGGAGGACCTCGGCGAGGTGCGCACCCTGATGGTGCGGGACGACTGGCTGCACCACGGCGTCGGCGGCGCGATCGTCGGACGCCTGGAGGAGCAGGCGCGCGAACTCGGTCTGAGCCGACTCTTCTGCCTGACGTTCGAGGTGGAGTTCTTCGGACGCCGCGGATACACGACGATCGGCGAACAGGTCGTCGATCCCGATGTCTATTCGCAGCTGCTGCGCAGCGGTGACGCGGGTGTCGAGGAGTTCCTCGACCTCGCCCACGTCAAGCCGAACACGCTCGGCAACACCAGGATGCTGAAGAGCCTCAACTAA
- the radA gene encoding DNA repair protein RadA — MATRKPAPPAYVCTECGWTTAKWVGRCAECQQWGTVQEQGVQTGILSRITPLAPTAAKAARPITEITTEDAPRRTSGVGEFDRVLGGGIVPGAAILLSGEPGVGKSTLLLEVAAQAARSGRRVLYASAEESPAQVRLRAERTGALHDELYLASETDLATILGHIDEVAPQLVIVDSVQTVSSSLIDGAAGQPSQVREVAATLIRVAKDRSLPIIIVGHVTKDGTVAGPRVLEHLVDVVCHFEGDRQTSLRFIRALKNRFGPTDEVGCFEMTGGGIAEVPDPSGLFLSQGDTEPGTCVAISLEGRRALPVEVQALTINTTAPNPRRVVHGLDSSRVAMVLAILERRAGIKTSTLDVYVSTVGGVRFTEPAADLAIAIAVAGSIQQISVPRTVAAVGELSLAGEIRPVTQSAQRRSEASRLGYDQVVDDRSKTLRAALNDVRARNTTRRNEADIPPF, encoded by the coding sequence ATGGCCACCCGCAAACCCGCTCCTCCCGCGTACGTGTGCACCGAATGCGGATGGACCACGGCGAAGTGGGTCGGTCGATGCGCGGAGTGCCAGCAGTGGGGCACGGTGCAGGAGCAGGGGGTGCAGACCGGCATCCTCAGCCGCATCACACCCCTCGCGCCCACGGCCGCGAAGGCGGCGCGCCCGATCACCGAGATCACGACCGAAGACGCTCCGCGGCGGACCAGCGGTGTCGGAGAGTTCGACCGGGTCCTCGGCGGGGGCATCGTGCCCGGTGCGGCGATCCTGCTCAGCGGTGAGCCCGGCGTCGGCAAGTCGACGCTGCTGCTCGAGGTCGCAGCCCAGGCCGCCCGATCGGGGCGCCGGGTCCTGTATGCCAGCGCCGAGGAATCTCCCGCGCAGGTGCGGCTCCGCGCCGAGCGCACCGGCGCACTCCACGACGAGCTGTATCTCGCCAGCGAGACCGACCTCGCCACGATCCTGGGTCATATCGACGAGGTGGCACCGCAGCTCGTGATCGTCGACTCCGTGCAGACGGTCTCGTCGTCGCTCATCGACGGCGCCGCCGGGCAGCCGAGCCAGGTGCGCGAGGTCGCAGCGACCCTCATCCGGGTCGCGAAAGACCGCAGTCTGCCGATCATCATCGTCGGGCACGTCACGAAGGACGGCACGGTCGCCGGTCCTCGCGTGCTTGAGCATCTGGTCGACGTGGTGTGCCACTTCGAGGGCGACCGTCAGACGTCGCTGCGCTTCATCCGGGCGCTGAAGAACCGTTTCGGCCCGACGGACGAGGTCGGATGCTTCGAGATGACCGGCGGCGGGATCGCCGAGGTCCCCGATCCGTCCGGACTGTTCCTGTCGCAGGGCGACACCGAGCCCGGCACCTGCGTCGCCATCTCGCTCGAGGGGCGGCGCGCCCTGCCCGTCGAGGTGCAGGCGCTCACGATCAACACCACCGCCCCGAACCCCCGTCGCGTGGTGCACGGGCTCGACTCGTCGCGCGTGGCCATGGTGCTGGCGATCCTCGAGCGACGGGCCGGGATCAAGACGAGCACCCTCGACGTCTACGTCTCGACCGTCGGGGGTGTGCGCTTCACCGAGCCGGCCGCCGACCTCGCGATCGCCATCGCGGTCGCCGGCTCCATCCAGCAGATCTCGGTGCCCCGCACGGTCGCGGCCGTCGGCGAGCTCAGCCTCGCCGGCGAGATCCGCCCGGTCACCCAATCCGCTCAGCGGCGGTCCGAGGCCTCGCGTCTCGGCTACGACCAGGTCGTCGACGATCGGTCGAAGACCCTGCGCGCCGCACTGAACGACGTCCGCGCGCGCAACACCACGCGGCGGAACGAAGCCGACATCCCGCCGTTCTGA
- a CDS encoding helix-turn-helix transcriptional regulator, producing the protein MANGGPVCGPISTFSRVRILHLVQSRAERTIGELCEATGLHPNTVREHLQRLIEGGYVIQASEHRTTRGRPRTLYSAATGTADASSPIARNKAKAAAERGDLLRRVIPTSASALGREATYQLDALIEHLEESGFEPVVDDEQLTVDLSPCPHAAGRAEDRPMLCSVHLGLMQGVLTEAGGPLAAEAVRTPALAAGCAVPADCVVQLRLTEMTAA; encoded by the coding sequence ATGGCCAACGGCGGGCCCGTCTGCGGGCCGATCTCCACGTTCTCACGGGTGCGCATCCTGCACCTCGTGCAGAGTCGTGCGGAGCGCACGATCGGCGAGCTCTGCGAGGCTACCGGCCTGCATCCCAACACCGTTCGCGAGCACCTGCAGCGCCTGATCGAGGGCGGCTACGTCATCCAGGCCAGTGAGCACCGCACCACCCGCGGCCGCCCGCGCACCCTCTACAGCGCCGCCACCGGCACGGCCGACGCCTCCAGTCCCATCGCCCGCAACAAGGCGAAGGCGGCAGCGGAGCGCGGAGACCTGCTGCGCCGCGTCATCCCCACCTCCGCATCCGCCCTCGGTCGCGAGGCGACCTACCAGCTGGATGCCCTGATCGAGCACTTGGAGGAGAGCGGCTTCGAGCCCGTCGTCGACGACGAGCAGCTCACCGTCGATCTCAGCCCGTGCCCGCACGCCGCGGGTCGCGCCGAAGACCGTCCGATGCTGTGCTCCGTGCACCTCGGCCTCATGCAGGGGGTGCTCACCGAAGCCGGTGGACCGCTCGCCGCCGAGGCCGTGCGCACCCCCGCCCTGGCGGCGGGCTGCGCTGTGCCTGCGGACTGCGTGGTGCAGCTGCGTCTGACGGAGATGACCGCCGCCTAG